The Candidatus Eisenbacteria bacterium genome has a window encoding:
- the rimI gene encoding ribosomal protein S18-alanine N-acetyltransferase: MTGSTTVRSELLLRPMARADLDAVMEIERRAFPQPWSRAFFETELAASQARCTVAMRDGTLVGYSVCWRVADEVHLLNLAVRPGDRGSGIGRHLAEALIVEGRSAGARVVYLEVRAGNVAARRLYRQLGFRDLGVRRSYYGPGQDAIVMELRLGGGE; this comes from the coding sequence GTGACGGGATCGACGACCGTGCGGAGCGAGCTGCTCCTGCGTCCGATGGCGCGGGCCGACCTCGACGCCGTGATGGAGATCGAGCGCCGGGCCTTCCCGCAGCCGTGGTCGCGGGCGTTCTTCGAGACCGAGCTGGCCGCGTCGCAGGCGCGCTGCACCGTCGCCATGCGCGACGGGACGCTGGTCGGCTACAGCGTGTGCTGGCGCGTCGCCGACGAGGTACATCTCCTGAACCTCGCGGTGCGTCCGGGCGATCGCGGCAGCGGCATCGGGCGCCATCTGGCCGAGGCCTTGATCGTCGAGGGACGCAGCGCGGGCGCGCGCGTCGTCTACCTCGAAGTGCGAGCCGGGAACGTCGCCGCCCGGCGGCTCTATCGCCAGCTCGGGTTCCGCGACCTCGGCGTCCGCCGCAGCTACTACGGCCCCGGCCAGGACGCGATCGTGATGGAGCTTCGACTGGGGGGCGGTGAATGA